tttaaataaataaacagaactTGACACCTATCAGGTTATACTGCCCCATGCTCGCCTTCCTCTGTGCAACAGAGTGAGGGATTGTCACTCACAACCTGGCCTTGGCAGAGCCTCGCAGCATAGTACTCTGAAAGCATCTGCAGCCCTAGGGATAGAGGAACTGCTGGGGACTGAGACGGTGCCAGTCCAGCCTCACTCACCTCACTTCTTGGGGAAACTTGGCTTTTCCCAAAGGACACAAATGTTTAGAATCTTTAGAACAAAAGGAATCCTTCTCAAGGCCCTTAAGCCCCTCAGATTTCTGCTCAGAAGCTAGTCCTAGACTTtactatcattattatttattatagtatagtagcacctggaggccccaataggattgggccctattGGGCTGGGTGCTGTAAACCAACAAGTAATACACGTTCCCTCCCAGAATAGGCAGTCTTAGGAAAGTGCCACAGACAGGGTGAAGGACATGATCCCAATACATAATTTTCAAGCACATTGTTAGTTTTCTAAACAAAGACACAGTGTTTCAGCCACCTACCCACTGTGTCTTGTCACAGccctagattgtgagctctctggggcagggattgtcttgtTTATACAGCAGCTTGCACGCCGTTGCCCTTAATTCTTGACTGGGGTCCCCAAATGCTGTTGTCATACAAGTACTAACTGTTTCTGTGCACCTAGTCCTCACTGTCTGATCCTTCCCTGTGCAGATGGTCTCTTATAAAGCCCTCACACCCTGTGGGGTAGCTGTGACATAATGAGGGGCAGACAGAGATAAatagaggagggggaagtgagcatTTGCAAGATAAAAGGGGTCTATGGCCCCAGGCCCTCACTGTGGATAGATCTAACCTAATAGGGGCCCTTGGCATGAGCAGTTCTGGAACCCTGGGGCTTGCATGCACTGGTTTATGTTAGCAAGTGCTTGCTTTTCTGACCTCCTTGTGCACTAACTCCCATTCTCTGCCCTGTCCTGCAGGTGATGACTGCAGTGAGCGCTGTAACCTGGCCCACGGCTGCTGTGACCAGGACGGCAAGTGCAGGTATGGTGTTTGGAATTCTGGTGTGGGTGCATTTAAACTTTAACCATTCCTAGGACAGCTGATCTCTCGCTCCACGCACTGTTTCCCTGGGACATCCAAACCCTTTCCTAGGTCAAGGAATGCAAAGGGTTTCATCCTACTCaaccagggccggcccacaacattttggcacctgaggcggggagctcaaatgatgcccccatgcccccttgcttgggccaaaactttgaaaggtctcaattctgccttcttcctgttctgctcctctcatggtactgctctgctacctaccccaataaaggagaactaacaacttaaaatgccttgttcaaaaattttaagtaacacttaactttcaaatgcctgaagagcaaatgtaacttttcttgtctgcatagtaaacactggcatttttatctgtttgaataatcgaagtggtgctttccatgtcttcttggttgcaaagatttgaactgcttcctgaaggtccacagtctgggccagctcatgctctattaaGATGGTTGCAAGgtcgaccagcctctcctgtgtcattgtggagcgtagatgtgtttttattaacttcagcttggagaagctgcgttctccactggcaactgttacaggaagtgttagaagtatgcgcagagcaacaaaagcatttggaaaaagggtggtcatcttatttgtgtacatatattccagaacagcctttggagttgatcctgctgaaatgtgtctttaaagggctttcagttcatcacctaaatcacttgcatcaatattgcgcatgtcatcatgtgtcaacactgtctctagtgccctgcattgctggtgtaggccttcttcaggtacagtgaggagttttggaatatcatacaacatcccaaatatactgctgtgatccttgagctgcatgaaacattcttcaactgactgtattgcacaatctagcacctggtaaataattcaactttgaattgttgtttggggtctcttatgggattatcccatgcctcgtaatcaaaatgtcttcttcttcggtgactcttgtattcttgaatgggtgggaaaatagcttcagtgtgaagttcctctgccaacttctgtgcactcttcagaacattttgaaatccctcatctgatcggtaagactgtaggtatgactttgctttgtccagttgttccattgctccagatatatcaaagtcaacaccttggagtctcttgcttacaacatttatttcaaacagtatgtcatgccataacactaagccacacagaaatgtgaaattatgtatgtttctggtgattccatttccttctgccactgttttcccacgaacagttcctgtcatagcattatccttcaTAATGGCAagtatggcatcatctatcttcccaatttggtgtttgataggctttatcgcctccactcgactttcccattgtgtggcactcagtggtttcagtgtcagagaggatgttcccagatgttgcttcaaaatttgtcattgatgagttgatgcagagaaaaatacatagatgctctgaattacattaaaaaattcagcagcctcactagaagctgatgctgcatcactgaccaccaagttcaatgaatgagaacttcATTGgagaaaaaaagcttgagggtttaactctcggatccgtgtctgcactcctctgttttttcctcttatgttggcaccattatcgtagctcTGACCTCCAGGGGCGGCTCCAAGCAAccgcgcagcaagcgtgtgcctggggcggcaagccgtggagGGCAGCGTGCCGGTCACTGTGAGAGCGGCAGTCTggcagccttcagcggcgtgcctgcgggagttccgccggtcccacggtttcagcggcaattcagcagtgggtaTGCCATCTTGCTGGAGTCTATTGGGATTGTAGGCACTGCATTGAGTTTGTGAGGTTTAATTCTGTGATACATTTTGAGTCCGATTTGTATgtcttccctgctctgtcacctcAGCTCAGTTCTACTTTCATCTAGGTGCTCTCTTTCTCAGACACGTAATCTCTTCTTTCCCCACTGGGGAGTCGGGCACTGTCCAATCAGGAAACACTTACAATTAGTGCCCACTGTCCTGTTAGGTCTAGAATGCTGCTGTGTACTGCAATGACTGGTTTCTCCATCACACTCCTATGGTGAGCTTGTAGAATAAGGTGATACTATACATGGAtcccatctggaatactgtgcatGGCTTCACATCTGGATTATTGTGCAGTGCCTTGAGTCCCATAATTCAggaagtgtgatggggtgttcatccCACATGTGCTGGGCAAGGGTTAATATGGGCCTGAGAAACCAATTAACCTGCCTGCTCATACCTGGAGGGTAGGCCAGGCCTAGTTAGAGATAAAGTCcagctgggggaagagcagggcttGTTTCTATAAAGAGCTGGGTGAACCCAGTTAGGGAGGAGAGACTCAGAGGAGAGGAGGTAGAAAGTTTCCACTCTAGGAAACAGTTTGATAGGAGGCTGAGGAacagggcgggcaggcaggctggctggctacTGCAGGAGGGATCTGGAAGCCTGACTGGAGACAGGGACCCTGAGGAGTTATAGCCTTCCTGAATCcctgagggagggaaggaatgtGCTGCCCCTGGACAGTGGGTTGTCCAAGGCACAGGAGCCTGACAAGGTATGGGGACAGTCTGTAGGAGATGAAGCGCACTTGTGAGGAAGAGGCAGTCAGCCGAGAGCTGAAGATTTGGTTTTGTTGATATTTCTTTTGTCCTTTGGTAAAGGACTCACTGGCCCTGGGAAGGGCAGGAATTTGCAAATTGGTCTGGCCAGAGGGCAAAGACAATCTTATGGCTGGAGTAGGCCAAAGGACAgtaggggaaaactgaggcaaaggttGCTGCagcaccagagccagagaggcggGGGGGGCGCTTGAGCTGGCAGCTTTGTTGCAGGAAGAATATGGACAAATTATACTAGTACAAAGAAGGCAACAAAATGTACAAAGCTACGAGGCCCTGAGGGGAATTCTGCATTCCTGATGGTGCCTGCTACCTGCCCTTTAGCTTGGCTGGAAGGGTACAGGCGTTTTCTTTCTGCCTAATTTGATACTTGGATACAGAGCAGATTACCTGGAGGAGGACAATGTGGACTAGCAATTACAATCAAGGCTGTTAGCAAATGTCTGGGTTCTGTTACCCACTCTGCCTCTGCCACCCTATGTAGCCTTGTAGGGTAAATCCCTTTTCTTCTCTGCCTCAATTCCCACATCTGTAAAGTGCAGATAATATTTACCTCCATCCTTTAGGAGGAATAAGGCATTAAATGTTGGGAAAGGGCTTTGACGCTGAAGAGTGTGAAAGTGTGTGCTGAGTGCTGCTATTCCAGCTTTTGTGGGAGAAAATAAATTCAGTAGCAGCGTTTGACATGTACACACAAAATGCTACTGCAGCCATGTAACAAGACCAGGCGTATGTTTATGCCGCAGTCatgggtgtgattgcagctcagtaGACATACCAGAGCTAGCTTGAGTCCTGGAGCAGTGACACTGTGGCATCATGGGCTAGCTGCAGAGGAATGAACCATGGTTCCAGGGATACTTATACTGCCTGCACTGCCCCAGCTTCACTGCTTCTGGTACCCAAGCTGGCTACAATAAAGCTTGCTTGGGTACCTCTACACCAGCTGCAATTACACCTCATGATTAGAGTGTGGACATGCCCAGGATCTGTCATCTTTGCCTCCTCCCTTGGCCTTGATGGGCTCCCCAGAAGAAGCAATCTTCTGTCTCCTGGGGGCGCTTTGAGACAAGACTTTCCAAGCACCACACACACTTATAGCAAGCGCAGGATGGTGTGTGAAGATAGGCTTATCTAAGCCATTACATAATCCAGTTCTTGTCTATATTGTGCTGCCATTGGGGATACTGCTGTGCTCGGACTGACCTTCCTGTATCCTCTTGCAGGTGTGACCCTGGCTGGGAAGGAAAGTACTGCGAGCAGTGTGTGCGGATGCCAGGCTGTCTCCATGGTACATGCCATCAGCCTTGGCAATGCATCTGTGACAATGGCTGGGCTGGCAAGTTCTGTGACAAAGGTAAGTTCCACCAGCTGGACAGGAATCAGTTTGCTTCAGCAAAGGGTTCAGTGACAGGTAACTTGTTTACAATAAAGATCTCCGGGTGGGGaaaatgtggtggggggagggtccaATTGCCCTGCAAAGCGAGGGAGGGGAATGTGGAGGGCACAGGGATTAGAGGCACCAGGTGTCAATCCAGCTGCCTGAGCGTATCCCCCATGAGATTGAATTTTTCACTCTTTCATGATTAGGGCAGGAGCCCAGCACACATCCCCTAAATGAAAGGATGATGCAGCTGTTTAGGTGACCAGCAGTTTCTCATTGTGATGCTTGCATTGGGGGTCTTATCTTTCTATCAGAGATTTGGCCCATCCCTTTTCCTTTCTACAGAAGGTGGTCGGGCTGTTGGGCTCTGATCCCTGTTTGCAGGGCCTGTGATGCTGTGATATCAATGGGCCTGAGGCAGTGGCATTAGTGGTATTCACTAGCTTTCTCTCACTGTTGGGACTGCTGACACTGCTTTCTATTTCCATCTGCACTTTCTGCCTTTGGCAACCAGCTGGGTGGGATCCACTCACTCTGTCAACTTCAAATGGAAGTGAGTGACAAAGCAGCTTCATGGCATAGCTAATCTGCCGTCCAGCTAGGGGTCTCGGGGGTCTGCTCTTCAGGCTGGAGGGTGTTCAGAATGCAGCATGCGGTTATTCTATGGCACTCAGAGCACAGGGCAGCTAAGGGCCTTCCCTTCTCTGCATCTCGCTTTCCCTGCCATATAGAACAatgtaaaagtgctttgagagcggCAGCTGAAGAGTtctagactttaaggccagatgggaccaccaGCTCATCTAAACTGTCTGATCCCTCTATACCACAGGCCATTAAACCCTACTCAGCCACTCCCACTCCAAGCCCATCCATCAGAACTAGACCAAAGTTTTACAGCCCTCAGAAGGCTAAACtactgtgtgccacaggcagagaacaggagggaccgaggtgctCCAGTGCCTGAggcaatggcagggaactgattgaGTTGTACCCCAATGAGTTCTGTGTAAAAGCCATGCtgctggggctgagggaagcTGCCGCTCATGATTCATCTTTTCCCTTCGGGGTGGGGTTGACAGTTCTTGCTGGCACCCAGCTCAGCTCACCAAATgcctcccctttctctctcctcagACGTACACATCTGTGAACACGAGCTCCCCTGCCAGAACGGGGCCGAGTGTGTCTACGACGGGGACGGGGAGTATTCCTGCCTGTGTCCTGAGGGCTTCCATGGGAAGGACTGTGAGCGGAAGACAGGGCCATGTGAGAAGGCAGGGTGAGAGAGAgcagcagggcaggcagagatTACATAAGGCATTAGCTCCAGCTCCTACTCTACCAATCAGTAGCCCAGCTTGGATCATTAGCTGTGGATTTCCATGCTTATGGCATTAAGCCAAAACCTTCCTAGTCCTTAGGGGAACTTTGGTTTAGCTGACTGTAACGGCAGCTCCCACAGCGAATGGAGTCTGAGCTGTAATCAGAGCAGATTCTAGTCACTCCCAGTTAATGCAGTGACCCTGTCTCTGCTTTGCACTCAGGGAAACTTACTGGGAGTCAGCCTTCCTCTTTGTAATGTTTGGCTTTAGGCCTTTCCTGATGTGGGATTGGCCAGTGACTCGGCCACACTCTCTAGAAGGGTGGGAGGTAGCTGTGCTCCAggtgtgtctgtgcatgtgcATAGGGACAACTTTGGGGGCCTTTCTCCCCTCTGTGCAACAGGGACCTAAACACCTGCCTTTCCTCTCTCCCGCTTATGGGTGGAATTCCTCCTTGTGCAGAGAGCAAACACaaggtctatgcaccacttaagcccaTGAGTGCATTTCACCCTGAGAATGCAAGTCTATCTGGGGCCAGAGACATGTCCTATCCAGGCCTGTGATCAGTCCCTGCTCTCTGCCTGTAGGTTTCCATGCAGGAatggtggccagtgccaggacgAGAACGGCTTTGCTAGGAACTTCACCTGCAGGTGCCTGGCTGGCTTTGTTGGTGCCCTCTGTGAGAACGATGTAGATGACTGCCTGATGCGTCCCTGTGCCAACGGTGCCTCCTGCCATGATGGTATCAACCGCTTTTCCTGCCTGTGCCAGGTGGGCTTCGAAGGCCGTTTCTGCACCATCAACATTGACGACTGTGCCAGCCGCCCGTGCAAAAATGGGGCAAAGTGTTATGATCGCATCAATGATTTTGACTGCTTGTGTCCCGATGGTTTTACTGGCAAAACGTGTGAGGTCTCCACTCCAGAACCGACCTGGGTCACCTTCTACCTTCCTGCTGACAGGGAGAACAACGGTGCTGTGAAAAGCACAACCAGCGAGCATCTCAGAGTTACGCAGCCCGAGCCAGTCAGGACTGTGGTTACTGGGAGGCGGGTTGCCAACCACAGCGAGAAAGCCAGTGGGGGAGGGCTGTTGAAAATTTCTGTGAAAGAGGTGGTGACCCAGCGGGACGCAGGGCTGAGTGAGTCTCAGCTGGTGACCGTGCTGGTGTTTGGGATACTCACAGCTGCGCTGGTCCTGGTGACCATACTGTTAATGCTGCGGAACTGGCAGAGAGGGCGTCGGAGGTCAAACTGGTGCCAAAGCCCCTCACAGGCTGCAAGGAAGCTCCAGGAACAAGAATGTCAAGTGGGCATGTTAAATACAATCATGGTAGAGCCCAGGAAGACAACAGAACTGTGAGGACTCTGGCACTCTGTGAGGATGCTGCCCCAAGCCAGGGGCCCTGCCTGCAGTCATGCCAATAAACCCTTCAAACTGTGCCCTGGGAGTCATTCTGGTTGGGTATCTCCAAAGTACTAAAGGTCTTTGGTGCAACCTGGTCTGTGATTCAGTGGGGAGGGGGTTTCCACAGGGCAGCGAATTTGTATTTGAAAACAGAACTCTCGAACAGGGTGTGACCAGCCTGTCCTGGATCTAATCCATCTCCATCAACCAGGTGTACCTAGGAGTCcaaagcaagggctgaggcagaACAGCTCACTACTGGAAGTGGCAGCACACTGACTTTGTCAGCTAGCACCAGAAGACATTGGTACCATCTTGTACTAAACCATGCTAGAAATGAGACTGATTGTGCCAGAGCAGAAGAGGGCACGACCCTCTGAGAAACTCAAACGTTGCCAGGCCCCTGGATGCTGGGTAATTCCTAGTGCTGCCACTAGTACCATCTTTGGCTGGTTGTTCACACTGGGGCTAGGGCTTCTGGAGCTGTTGTGCTCTGTGTCTGCCCTTCTGTAGTGCTGTGGGGTTCCCAGCTCTTTCTGGTGGCCATGGTTTGTCTGTTTCAAACTGCACAGCCGCAAGGAGTGAGCAAACAGGCTCCCTCCATAGCCTGGTGGTCCTGTGAGCTGGTTGGGAGAGACTCCAGAGGTGGCTCAAAAGCCCATCTTGCCCTTTTCTACCTGATATCATGTCCCTTCTTCTTGTGAGAATGTTTTGTACCTTGCTGCTGATGATCCATGTGTCTTTTTCCCCTTTACCAAACCATTTGAGCTGGTTTGGGTGTGTTCTAATAGTAATTCACaaagctccttccccaccccagcacatgcttccacttccccACTCACTGTGGGGGAGAGCCAGAGCCAGATGTGTTATAAACACAAAGCCAGCTCCCCTCTAGTGTTGTGGAGGACTGGGCTGGCCCCTACCACAGATCCCTGCAGGTGGAATTGAATATGGAGGAGGCTGGAAGTGAGTTTTGGTTGGTTCGGTAGTAGTCCAGGTCCCagtccctgactgcctccccaaggcagagctgggagtaacCTAAAACCAGCTATTGTAGCACTTTTCAATATAAAGTGAGGGCGAGGCTCTCTCTAGGGGATGTAGGGGCAGATTAAAGTTTCGTATAGCCCTGGGGAACAGAAAGGTGGCCCTACCTGCTCAGCAGCCATTGGTGCACCTTTCAGTAGGAAACGCACCCATCCTCATCCCTAAGACACAGCAGAGGGAATAGGACATTTAACCATGAATCTAGGTCATCTCCTGGCTGGTCCCGTCCAATCACCGTTGACAGAGCGTTCACCCCCTCCCGGCCAGGGACAGCATAGGGCTAGACACCATGCCTCAAACAAAGGTGAGAAAGTTTCCCTGTTTCTCATCACTGCCCCACAGCCTTGCTATGTCGTATTCAGGCAGGGTCCACAGAGGCCATGCCACAGCCAAGGTAAAGGAGCTAGAGCCCCAGGTGGAAGGGAGGGCTCCTGCCTGGGAATGAGGCAGAGCAGGcaaaggggctggagggaggggagattagGGCTTGAcgaggtagattttttttttttaatacactgaTGGATGATGTAACTTTATCAAATAAAATACCAGAACCAGCATGGAGCCTAACAAGTCCACGAGCAGAGCCCTTTGCCGGTGGTGTTCTCTCTCTGCCGTGGTCCAAGTCCACCCTAAATCTTTGCCAGAGGAGCTGCCCCATAACCCCTCTAATACCTGATTCTCATGCTGTACCCTAGAGAGACCCTCTAACCCATGGGGCCTGCTAGGGGCTCCTCAATCACCCCTAAGACCAAAAGACAGTGGGCTACAGCTCAATGAgcagagagggaccagggcacCCTGCAGGGATGCAGCTGGGTCCTGCAGCCTCAGGTGCAGGAAAGGGGCACCTGTGTCTCAAGTCAGCCTGGAGGAGGGTTTGCTTCTGCTACAGGCAGCCTCAGAGTGCTGGATacaggggctgggctgtggggtaaTGGCAGAGTCCCCAAACTGTACAGTAGGAGGGAGCAAGATGGGTTGAGTCTGTCTAGCCTGACTATGggcagtgggaggggaaatggggagagaTCCCAGGCCAAAGGATGGAGGAAAACCCCCACCCATGGGGAGATAGGGAGGTTCAGCTTACATAGGCCAACGTGATTGTGTGGGAGACATGGGTTCAAAACCCAACTCTGCTGCTCCCTCATTCCCTGCCCACGCCCCAGATCCCCAGGCTGGCAGGCTCCACCCTGCCATGCGAGATACCCAGGCTTCATTACAGGGGCCTCTCTCTATGGCCAAACTGGAATCAGAGCAGTGCTGAGGAGCTCTGAGGAGAAGATTTCTCCAGCCTCCTGAACCAGAAGGTTGTGgagctgaggggggagggatgagCTCTCCTTTGGAATAATGCCACCTAGATTAACTTTGGAGGCCTTTAAACACCTGAGGAGTGTAGTGTCCCCCAGCAGCCATAACAAGTACAACATGCAACACTGATACCATCTCTGGGCACTAGCGTATTTGTACATACAAGGGGTCAGATCCTGTCCCTAACCCAATGCCCACTATTCAGTCCAGTGAGGCTGTGCCATAAGGAAACCACAGCTCAGGGGTGGAGGTATCTGCAACCTGTGCTGGGCTCCCAGCATGCGGAAGGGCTTACTCCAGCGGGAGATGTAGTGACAGAGAAACCATGAcatgtgtgtcagagagagagagagagtcttctGACTGGGAGAGGGAGGCCTGGTTCTGGGGAAAGGGAAGCAGTGATGAGGGCCAGGGCCATAGGAGAAACAGAGGGCTTAATAAGGACATTTGCTCTTTATTTTAAATCACAAGTCCTTGAATGGGAGCCACTGATTCACCTGCCAGTAGAGAATAAACCCTCATTACACCAAAGGGGATGCTGCCCCAAGCCAGGAGCATGTTTCTCCATCCTAGGACTCTTGATCCAGACCAGTAAGTCTCGATCCAACCCCATCACGCCTCAGGGGACTGCTCCTTGTCCTCCCACGACTTGCACCTGAAACAAGGTCCACTCTGAGCAGGACCCAAGCCAAGAGCCAGTGTCACCCTCTGCTGTCCTTTGTGTAGGCTAGTGCATCCCCTATGGCAGCTCCTGGCCCAGCAGGAAGTAGGTGCCTGCACCCTCGAGCCTGTTGGGGTCCAGCGGAGATGGGGGTTGCAGGTGTGCAGCCAGGAGGTGCTCGTCACTGGTCTCAGTCTCTTAGCAGGGAAGTCATTGCTGCCCACTGGTCAAGAGTCGCTGAAACAAGGAGTCTTCCCTCTTGCTGAGGACAGCAGGCGAATCCAGCTCTGCCGCCTTCCCCATATGCATCACTAGCACACGGTCTGAGTCCAGGATGGTGTTCAGCCTGGTGAGAGCAAACACagcaacatgtgtgtgtgtgtgtgttggtctgTGCAGGGAGAGACACACCAAATATTGCTCCCCCATTCATTAGCACAGAAGCCTGAGACGCCCCAATAGGCACCAATTTCTACAGAGCCCTTCATCACA
The nucleotide sequence above comes from Trachemys scripta elegans isolate TJP31775 chromosome 3, CAS_Tse_1.0, whole genome shotgun sequence. Encoded proteins:
- the DLK2 gene encoding protein delta homolog 2 isoform X2, translated to MLRSFCLQLMSLVWILLAHHHLAQGDDCSERCNLAHGCCDQDGKCRCDPGWEGKYCEQCVRMPGCLHGTCHQPWQCICDNGWAGKFCDKDVHICEHELPCQNGAECVYDGDGEYSCLCPEGFHGKDCERKTGPCEKAGFPCRNGGQCQDENGFARNFTCRCLAGFVGALCENDVDDCLMRPCANGASCHDGINRFSCLCQVGFEGRFCTINIDDCASRPCKNGAKCYDRINDFDCLCPDGFTGKTCEVSTPEPTWVTFYLPADRENNGAVKSTTSEHLRVTQPEPVRTVVTGRRVANHSEKASGGGLLKISVKEVVTQRDAGLSESQLVTVLVFGILTAALVLVTILLMLRNWQRGRRRSNWCQSPSQAARKLQEQECQVGMLNTIMVEPRKTTEL
- the DLK2 gene encoding protein delta homolog 2 isoform X1, with translation MPLMSSCLQGTGSRQQKKGKQVQLVLTGVHLGGATLTMLRSFCLQLMSLVWILLAHHHLAQGDDCSERCNLAHGCCDQDGKCRCDPGWEGKYCEQCVRMPGCLHGTCHQPWQCICDNGWAGKFCDKDVHICEHELPCQNGAECVYDGDGEYSCLCPEGFHGKDCERKTGPCEKAGFPCRNGGQCQDENGFARNFTCRCLAGFVGALCENDVDDCLMRPCANGASCHDGINRFSCLCQVGFEGRFCTINIDDCASRPCKNGAKCYDRINDFDCLCPDGFTGKTCEVSTPEPTWVTFYLPADRENNGAVKSTTSEHLRVTQPEPVRTVVTGRRVANHSEKASGGGLLKISVKEVVTQRDAGLSESQLVTVLVFGILTAALVLVTILLMLRNWQRGRRRSNWCQSPSQAARKLQEQECQVGMLNTIMVEPRKTTEL